One stretch of Segatella copri DNA includes these proteins:
- a CDS encoding SusC/RagA family TonB-linked outer membrane protein has translation MTMIALCLSVTVNAQIVIHGTVTDTEGPLVGATVAVKGDAGNTAGTITDMDGKYSIEVKSKKTVLVFSYIGYTDQMVTVGDRKKIDVRLEVNDTQLDETVVIGYGVQQKSHLTGSISKLDGGSLTKAPVSDVTQALQGMMTGLTVSNETSEVGVTPSIRVRGTGSISAESSPLVIIDGFPVKGGLSQVNASDIKSVEILKDAASAAIYGSRAANGVILITTKQGTPEQPKYKFNFYQGFKYAYQLHDMMTSTDWFNLMQQEEALGGRPVMSQARSAAYLESLYGATDWQKEGLNDVASMTNVQFSVSGGKKDTKYFVSAAYMKDQGIMRSNTLDKVNFRAKLDTRLSKSVGFGVNFSGTYKRAERPRNNFIDFYRTPSFLPVYHNDITTALTGYSGFARGSHFNNIETPTGEVDEEGNPLTERTSPFSSSNNNPCSVMANTMRWSEDFQGLGNLYLTVELAKGLTFKTSNGFNVRFSPSYTYDNKNATKDGEASRATYFSNLYIDLLTENTLSYHLNLGSKKQHSIDALLGYTAERTRVQRVAETASGFATDNIKTLNAATIFELATSDNGDKAGTGTFRYPDVVLESYLGRINYSYLSRYLMSASLRLDRSSLFAKGNRNAWFPSISLGWRVSEEAFMKSIEAISNLKLRASYGMTGNNQISYQAALEVLNSANYALGAGNGSLVNGMANTSSTLANSNITWEKTNEFNFGFDLGLFRNRINLSLDAYYSETKALLFAQPTQSFTGYSNYWNNIGRVSNKGVEIQIDTHNIRNRNFSWETNFNFSLSRNKLLEIGGESQIISQGERNECYIAKVGSPLIQYYGYKTQGVWNSQEEIDANPHFADDVPGGLRIVDTDNSGTLDANDRVPLGNPYPDFTWGLTNNLRYKNFDFSILIQGVQGITVFNGDVYYNETLRYNKGYAKNRWISAEHPGDGKTPYEKNGHNLLLTDYPLQNASYACLRNLTIGYTMPKDIVKKMHLNDLRFYLSGNNLLYIWSGDYRGINPESRFTTGPYTNTLIDGYQRGGFPLTSTISVGFDVNF, from the coding sequence ATGACAATGATAGCACTATGTCTTAGTGTTACTGTCAATGCTCAGATAGTGATACATGGTACCGTCACTGATACAGAAGGACCTTTAGTGGGTGCTACTGTTGCTGTGAAAGGTGATGCAGGTAACACTGCTGGCACTATTACCGATATGGATGGTAAATATTCCATAGAGGTGAAAAGCAAGAAGACTGTTCTTGTTTTTTCTTATATTGGTTACACTGACCAAATGGTAACGGTTGGTGACAGAAAGAAAATCGATGTAAGATTAGAGGTGAACGACACACAGCTGGACGAAACAGTGGTGATCGGTTATGGCGTACAGCAGAAATCTCACCTTACGGGTTCTATTTCCAAACTGGATGGTGGCTCGTTGACCAAAGCTCCTGTTAGCGATGTCACTCAGGCGTTACAGGGTATGATGACAGGTCTTACCGTGAGCAATGAGACTTCCGAGGTGGGTGTTACACCTTCTATTCGTGTGCGCGGTACAGGTTCTATCTCAGCCGAGAGTTCTCCATTAGTGATTATTGATGGATTCCCTGTAAAGGGTGGTTTGTCGCAGGTAAATGCTTCCGACATTAAGTCTGTAGAGATTCTGAAAGATGCTGCTTCTGCAGCCATCTATGGTTCACGTGCAGCCAATGGTGTTATTCTTATCACCACGAAGCAAGGTACTCCCGAACAACCTAAGTATAAGTTCAATTTCTATCAGGGTTTCAAGTATGCTTACCAGTTGCACGACATGATGACCTCTACCGATTGGTTTAACTTGATGCAGCAAGAAGAAGCGTTAGGTGGACGCCCTGTTATGTCTCAGGCACGTAGTGCGGCTTATCTGGAGTCGTTGTATGGTGCTACTGACTGGCAGAAGGAGGGTCTTAACGATGTGGCTTCAATGACCAATGTGCAGTTTAGCGTATCTGGTGGCAAGAAGGACACTAAGTATTTTGTGTCGGCTGCTTATATGAAGGATCAGGGTATCATGCGTTCCAATACACTCGACAAGGTGAACTTCCGCGCCAAGTTAGACACACGCTTATCTAAGAGTGTGGGCTTCGGTGTCAATTTCTCTGGTACTTACAAGCGTGCAGAGCGTCCTCGCAACAACTTTATCGACTTCTATCGCACACCATCATTCCTGCCTGTTTATCACAACGACATCACAACAGCACTTACTGGCTATAGTGGTTTTGCTCGTGGTAGCCACTTCAATAATATAGAAACCCCAACAGGCGAGGTAGACGAAGAAGGCAATCCTTTGACAGAGCGAACCTCACCTTTCTCTTCTTCCAACAACAATCCATGCAGCGTGATGGCCAACACCATGCGTTGGAGTGAAGATTTCCAGGGATTGGGCAACTTGTATCTGACGGTAGAACTGGCTAAGGGATTGACCTTTAAGACTTCTAATGGTTTTAATGTGCGCTTCTCACCTTCTTATACTTATGATAATAAGAATGCAACCAAGGATGGTGAAGCCAGCCGTGCTACTTATTTCAGCAACTTATACATCGACTTGTTGACAGAGAATACCCTTTCTTATCACCTCAACTTGGGAAGTAAGAAGCAGCATAGCATTGATGCCCTCTTGGGCTATACAGCAGAGCGTACACGTGTACAGCGCGTGGCAGAGACAGCCTCAGGTTTTGCTACCGACAACATCAAGACCCTGAATGCAGCTACTATCTTCGAGTTGGCTACATCGGACAATGGCGATAAGGCTGGTACTGGAACCTTCCGTTATCCAGACGTCGTTTTAGAATCTTATTTAGGTCGTATCAACTATAGTTATTTGAGTCGCTATTTGATGTCAGCATCTTTGCGCCTTGACCGTTCATCGCTCTTCGCTAAGGGCAATCGCAACGCTTGGTTCCCTTCTATATCTTTGGGTTGGCGTGTCAGCGAAGAAGCCTTCATGAAGTCTATTGAAGCTATTTCTAATCTGAAGTTGCGTGCCTCTTATGGTATGACAGGTAACAATCAGATTTCTTATCAGGCAGCCTTAGAGGTGCTCAACTCTGCCAATTACGCTTTGGGCGCAGGCAATGGAAGTTTGGTGAATGGTATGGCTAATACATCTTCTACTTTGGCAAACTCTAACATTACTTGGGAGAAGACCAATGAGTTTAACTTTGGTTTCGACTTAGGTCTTTTCAGAAATCGCATCAACTTGTCGCTCGATGCTTACTATTCTGAGACCAAGGCATTGCTCTTTGCACAGCCTACGCAGTCGTTTACAGGTTATTCCAACTATTGGAACAACATCGGAAGGGTGAGCAATAAGGGTGTGGAGATTCAGATTGATACACACAATATTCGCAATAGAAACTTCAGTTGGGAAACCAACTTTAACTTCTCGCTTTCACGCAATAAGTTGTTGGAAATCGGAGGAGAGAGCCAAATCATCAGCCAGGGTGAGCGCAATGAGTGCTACATCGCTAAGGTGGGTTCACCACTTATCCAGTATTATGGATATAAGACCCAGGGTGTATGGAATTCTCAGGAGGAAATAGACGCTAACCCACACTTTGCTGACGATGTTCCAGGTGGACTCCGCATCGTAGACACTGACAACAGTGGAACACTCGATGCTAACGACCGTGTGCCTCTCGGAAATCCTTATCCAGACTTCACATGGGGTCTTACCAACAACTTGCGCTACAAGAATTTCGACTTCTCTATCCTGATTCAGGGCGTGCAGGGTATTACAGTTTTCAATGGCGACGTGTACTATAACGAAACTTTACGTTACAACAAGGGCTACGCTAAGAACCGCTGGATTAGTGCAGAGCACCCAGGTGACGGCAAGACTCCTTATGAGAAGAATGGTCATAACCTCTTGCTTACCGACTATCCTTTGCAGAACGCTTCGTATGCCTGCTTGCGCAACCTTACCATTGGTTACACCATGCCAAAGGACATTGTCAAGAAAATGCATCTCAACGACTTGAGATTCTATCTCTCGGGAAACAACCTGCTGTATATATGGAGTGGCGACTATCGTGGTATCAACCCAGAGTCAAGATTCACGACAGGACCTTACACCAACACCCTGATAGATGGTTATCAGCGTGGAGGTTTCCCTCTCACATCAACCATATCTGTAGGATTTGACGTAAACTTCTAA
- a CDS encoding FadR/GntR family transcriptional regulator, whose protein sequence is MSMKQETNHSPVDRVVDYIKTQIAEKQVNPGDRLPSERKLSELLKVGRPHIRAALQKLETYGVVETRPQSGTIVTEFSKSQIDNLFNETLKVDKYDFYSLVHVRVLLEIDACTLAATNCTSEDIDKVEKALRELEDCQDSKKRIEKDFAFHHAIACSSHNPVLASLLLIITPDIMKFYHKYRFCSVPERQVITEHRDYIAKMKARDTEGMRELVLSHLANQINFAKSQRRD, encoded by the coding sequence ATGTCTATGAAACAAGAAACCAACCACTCACCAGTCGACAGAGTAGTAGACTACATCAAAACTCAGATTGCAGAGAAACAAGTCAACCCTGGCGACCGCTTGCCTTCTGAAAGAAAGCTATCAGAGCTCCTGAAAGTAGGAAGACCGCACATCAGAGCAGCACTACAAAAGCTTGAAACTTATGGTGTTGTAGAAACAAGACCACAGAGCGGAACCATCGTAACCGAATTTTCTAAAAGTCAAATTGACAATCTATTCAACGAAACACTGAAGGTTGACAAGTACGATTTTTATAGTCTTGTACACGTGCGCGTACTATTAGAAATAGATGCCTGCACCCTTGCAGCCACCAACTGCACAAGCGAAGACATCGACAAAGTGGAAAAGGCACTCAGAGAGTTGGAGGACTGCCAAGATTCTAAGAAAAGGATCGAGAAGGATTTTGCATTCCATCACGCCATAGCTTGCAGTAGCCATAACCCCGTATTGGCTTCTCTACTGCTTATCATCACACCAGACATCATGAAGTTCTATCATAAATATAGATTCTGCTCCGTGCCTGAGCGACAGGTAATCACAGAACACAGAGACTATATTGCTAAGATGAAAGCACGCGACACAGAAGGCATGAGAGAGTTGGTACTAAGCCACTTAGCTAATCAGATAAACTTTGCTAAGTCACAAAGAAGAGACTGA
- a CDS encoding A1S_2505 family phage non-structural protein, producing MKKGRITPSWIDSLKENEIFVFGSNLAGMHGGGAARIARLHFGAVMGKGVGLQGQSYAIPTMQSGVETIRPYVEEFIIFAHQHPELHFLVTPIGCGIAGFEAEDIAPLFKKAKEMKNISLPESFWEVIE from the coding sequence ATGAAGAAGGGAAGAATCACTCCTAGCTGGATTGATTCATTAAAGGAGAACGAGATTTTTGTGTTTGGCAGCAATCTGGCTGGCATGCATGGTGGTGGAGCAGCCCGCATTGCCCGCCTGCATTTCGGTGCCGTCATGGGCAAGGGTGTAGGCTTGCAAGGCCAGAGTTACGCCATCCCTACGATGCAGAGCGGCGTAGAAACCATCCGTCCATACGTAGAGGAATTCATTATCTTTGCCCATCAGCATCCCGAGCTACATTTCCTGGTGACCCCAATAGGTTGCGGCATCGCCGGTTTCGAAGCCGAAGACATCGCCCCATTGTTCAAGAAGGCAAAGGAGATGAAGAACATCAGTTTGCCGGAGAGTTTCTGGGAGGTGATAGAGTAA
- a CDS encoding ADP-ribosylglycohydrolase family protein: MLGAIIGDIAGSKYEFNNTFDYDFEMFGEGCDFTDDTICTVAIADAILNGRSYQESLLDWCRRYPSPKGAYGGRFAGWIRSLNPQPYNSFGNGSAMRVSPVAWLFDDLSQVLEEAEKTALPTHNHPEGIKGAKAVAHAIWHFRKSRFSEESKECKDKNSKESDDKAMKAFKDIARSYYEDFDTRDYPKGKFDETCMDAVPLSFYLLSQASSFEDAIRLAISHGGDSDTIGAIVGSIAEARFSIPQDMKEKAISYLPDDMREISVRIKCCN; the protein is encoded by the coding sequence ATGTTAGGAGCAATAATAGGAGATATTGCTGGCTCAAAATATGAGTTCAACAATACGTTTGATTATGATTTCGAGATGTTCGGCGAAGGATGCGACTTCACCGATGATACCATCTGTACGGTAGCGATAGCTGATGCGATATTGAACGGACGAAGCTATCAGGAAAGCCTGCTGGATTGGTGCCGCCGCTATCCTTCTCCAAAAGGAGCGTATGGCGGTAGATTCGCGGGGTGGATTCGTTCTCTTAATCCGCAGCCATACAATAGTTTTGGCAATGGTTCGGCAATGCGAGTATCGCCAGTGGCTTGGCTATTCGATGACCTGTCGCAGGTGTTGGAAGAGGCAGAGAAAACGGCTCTTCCTACTCATAACCATCCCGAAGGAATCAAGGGAGCCAAAGCCGTGGCTCATGCCATCTGGCATTTCCGCAAGAGCAGATTCTCAGAAGAATCTAAGGAGTGTAAAGATAAGAATTCTAAAGAATCTGATGATAAGGCAATGAAAGCCTTCAAGGATATCGCCCGCAGCTATTACGAGGATTTCGATACCCGAGATTATCCGAAAGGCAAATTCGATGAAACCTGCATGGATGCCGTGCCATTATCTTTCTATCTCCTCTCGCAAGCCTCATCCTTCGAAGATGCTATCCGCCTCGCCATATCTCATGGCGGCGATAGCGATACCATCGGAGCCATCGTCGGCTCCATCGCAGAAGCCCGATTCAGTATTCCGCAAGATATGAAAGAGAAGGCAATCTCTTATCTTCCGGATGATATGAGAGAAATATCGGTAAGAATAAAGTGTTGCAACTAG